The sequence AACGTGTTTGTTCTGTTGACTTGGTTAGTGCAAAATTTGAACAGCCTTTTCCTGTTAGAACCAAGGAGAGAAACAGCAATAAGGGTTAATCCTCTAATAGATGCAATAATGGCAGAAACAAGCCAAAATGGATTGGAAAAAGAATTACTTTTGAGTTAGTGTTCTGGGAATGCTTCTTCTTCGGTATCTGCTAGAAGGCCATAGATGAAATCGGTCTCAGTTAAGTTCAATGAAATAATTATTTCCCATGATAGCATTCAACTTGCTTTCAGAAGCAAGTCTTACAAACTGATAAAGATAAATCGACATTTGATGCATGCATGAAGAAATGCAAAGATCTTAACATAAACCAACTATAATGTtgcaaaagattaaaaaaaatgaagaatcaGTAAGATTAGTTATACTAAAAGACGACTACCTTCGGTTTAATTGGATTATTGCCAACTGAATCCAAAAAAGAGGCCAAAGTTGATTCAAGATATGCAGAATAACCTACATTATCATAAAGCACATATCAGTACCTAAACTAGAGATGGAAAATATATGCAAGAAGATTCTACAGtgatttctcaaaaaaatatataaacaatTATATTATCCAAGTTACTCTATGCAATTGAAAAAATGTGGCATCCTTCATCATCTTTTACCGTATGAAAAAAACACCAGTAGTCCCTGTCCTTTCTCAGGTCTCTCTGCATGTAGCAAGATcaagtatatatattttcttcGATCAAAAGAAGAATGCACCTTAACGTAGGACCAATATGGTTGGCCCCATCAATAGAAGTTGAGATCTGTGTATCCATGCGAGAATGGCAAAAGTTCTTCAACCTCTACTCTAGAGCTAGAACAGCCCATGTTCTTCCTGATTCGGCTACGATTGATTATTTCAACTTCTGCTGAGAAAAATCCGTACACAGGTCTATGGTCTGAGAATCTGGACTCACCACGAAGATAAGACAATTGATAGAGGCCTCTTCCATACCACAAAATTCGGTCACACCTTTACACATACAAATAGCCCAAATTAGCTTCACATATTCAAGTAAAAACAGGATTTTGCGTCCTGCAAGACATTATATTTTAAGCTTTTACCATGCTGGTGTCCGTCGCTTCGCTTTTGGATGCATGTCATCCCCTGCGTACCGATCTGAGTTAGTTGAAAATTTATATGTTGGAGGAAAATatattcttccttctttccatcCCTCGAAAACACGGCCACATCTTTGCTCTATCCGAAGCTGCTTAGAAAAAAGACACCAAAGATTTGGTCCCGCACTttcacaatatttttttaaaaaaagaatagaaaaatcaTTGCTTTTCTCTGAACAACGAGAGATCTTCCTTCATTCCTCCTCTAATATGGAAAAAGTAAAGAAAAGCATGATGTAtttttaatacttcaagtgATATCTCCACATTCATAGAAGATATTCAAGACATTGAAAACCATACTGAGAAGCACTGCTAATATAAATAATAGTTGTATAGCACCTGGAATGGGCAAAACTACCTGATCTCTTTCCAACAATGCTTTCCAGTTTCGCATTTCAACTAGAGCCTTTGCTGAGCGATATGAAAGAGCAATGCGGTAATTCAAATCCCCAAGCCATATTATCCGACTGAAACAAGAAAGACACAAGATtaagataaatttaaattaCTCTCGTTCAGTCATATATAAAGAATGGGCTTACTCATGCTCAAAAATAGTTTCAGGTGACTCTTCATCAGCAACCCCATGCACCCGTGGAAATCTAGTTTTCTTCAGAATCTCCATGACATCAGAGTTCCTTCGTAGCTCATCTCCCTCCTTCTGTCCTGAGGTCAAGTGACTGCAGATGAAGCAGAAACTTGTTTGGTGCAAAGACATGCTAATGGAAATTGAACCCTGGAAGATGGACAAGATTCCCTTCTTAAATGACGTTGAAAGAGAACAAATAGATAAAAGGACACTCGTAAAGAATCACTGTCCTGAAAAATGGTCTTACTTAATGTTGAAAGTGAAGTACTATCACATAGAAATTTGGTTAAGCATAGGTTGGAAAAGCCAATTTGAAAACATGACAATTACCTTGTTGCCAAGATAACCCATTAATCCCCTGCCAACACAAGATACCTTCAAGTTCTTTACATCATCTCTGATTTCACTCCTCACCCATATTGTGAGAAATATCCCAACCATCTGCTTGCTTGCAACCAAACAGTACCTGGCATCATCCCAAGTTTAAATTTAAGACTGATTCAACAAGGGCAGAGGCTTGAACCTAAAGATAAGTTTTCAAAGTAAAATCATGATAGGAAGAAGAAAGGCAAAGCTTTAGATAGAACTTAAAACATTTTAAAAatctaaattaaattaataGTTATGTTGCAAGACATAGAGCACAATGGTCAAAAGaattatgaaaataaagaagcaAGCCTTGCAAAGGATTACCTAGATCTTCCTGACGGTCTATCCCTCTCTTCTATTGGTGGAGCACCATAGCCATATGACATTGGTGAAAAAAAGACAGCACTAGGTGACTCCATGCCAACATTCTCTTCATCAGATGACCCACCCCATCTAAAATTGGGATCAAAATCACTTGGTCTGCTCCCAAAGCTGACACGTTCACAGACGCTGAACCGGCGATCCAGCCTTGGCGGTGGTACCATGATATCTCCATCGATTCTTAAACTACGG is a genomic window of Phoenix dactylifera cultivar Barhee BC4 chromosome 4, palm_55x_up_171113_PBpolish2nd_filt_p, whole genome shotgun sequence containing:
- the LOC103711354 gene encoding type IV inositol polyphosphate 5-phosphatase 7-like, with the protein product MRDENSKKSKLSWSKTVRKWFNIKGKAQDFHADVVVGKGGDGEWRTSFPERETSTVKKSRTERLPKKSMDRVWRGRNDLDSAQVTDIQEYKMFVATWNVGGKSPQSNLNLEDWLHACPPADLYVLGFQEIVPLNAGNVLGAEDNGPARKWVSLIRKTLNNLPGTCGSGSYHTPSPVPNPIAELNADFEGSSVRQKNSSFFPRRSFQSSLSRSLRIDGDIMVPPPRLDRRFSVCERVSFGSRPSDFDPNFRWGGSSDEENVGMESPSAVFFSPMSYGYGAPPIEERDRPSGRSRYCLVASKQMVGIFLTIWVRSEIRDDVKNLKVSCVGRGLMGYLGNKGSISISMSLHQTSFCFICSHLTSGQKEGDELRRNSDVMEILKKTRFPRVHGVADEESPETIFEHDRIIWLGDLNYRIALSYRSAKALVEMRNWKALLERDQLRIEQRCGRVFEGWKEGRIYFPPTYKFSTNSDRYAGDDMHPKAKRRTPAWCDRILWYGRGLYQLSYLRGESRFSDHRPVYGFFSAEVEIINRSRIRKNMGCSSSRVEVEELLPFSHGYTDLNFY